The Pasteurella multocida genome contains a region encoding:
- the ulaG gene encoding L-ascorbate 6-phosphate lactonase: MSKINEITRESWILSTFPEWGTWLNEEIENEVVPEGNVAMWWLGCVGVWIKTPAGANICMDLWCGRGKSTKKVKDMVRGHQMANMAGVRKLQPNLRAQPMVLDPFSINEVDFILASHYHSDHIDVNVAAAIVNNPALTHVKFVGPWHCAELWKQWGVPEERIIIVKPGDVVKLKDVEIHALDSFDRTCLVTLPVEGAEEQGGELLGLCPSDEEMGRKTVNYVFKTPGGNIYHGADSHYSIQFAKHGKEFDIDVALNNYGENPVGIADKMTSIDLLRMAECLRCKVIIPVHYDIWTNFMASTDEILHLWRLRKERLQYQFHPFIWEVGGKYVYPQDKDLLEYHHPRGFDDCFEHEPNIQFKSML, encoded by the coding sequence ATGAGTAAAATTAATGAAATCACACGTGAAAGTTGGATCCTTTCTACTTTTCCTGAATGGGGAACATGGCTAAATGAAGAAATTGAGAATGAAGTTGTGCCAGAAGGGAATGTCGCTATGTGGTGGTTAGGTTGTGTCGGCGTATGGATCAAGACCCCAGCAGGCGCTAATATTTGTATGGATTTATGGTGTGGAAGAGGTAAATCAACTAAAAAAGTAAAAGATATGGTTCGTGGACACCAAATGGCAAATATGGCTGGAGTACGTAAATTACAGCCAAACTTACGCGCCCAACCTATGGTATTAGACCCTTTTTCAATTAATGAAGTAGATTTCATTCTTGCTTCACATTATCACAGCGATCATATTGATGTGAATGTTGCGGCTGCCATCGTCAATAATCCAGCCCTAACGCATGTAAAATTTGTGGGTCCATGGCATTGTGCGGAATTATGGAAACAATGGGGGGTTCCAGAGGAGCGGATCATTATTGTTAAACCTGGTGATGTTGTAAAATTAAAAGATGTCGAGATTCACGCATTAGATTCGTTTGATCGGACTTGTTTAGTGACATTACCTGTTGAAGGGGCTGAAGAGCAAGGAGGGGAGTTACTCGGGTTATGTCCTTCCGATGAGGAAATGGGGCGTAAAACAGTAAACTATGTCTTTAAAACTCCAGGTGGAAATATTTATCATGGTGCTGATTCTCACTATTCTATTCAATTTGCCAAGCATGGAAAAGAATTTGATATTGATGTAGCATTAAATAATTATGGGGAAAATCCGGTCGGTATTGCGGATAAAATGACATCGATTGATTTGTTACGCATGGCAGAATGTTTACGTTGTAAAGTGATCATTCCTGTTCATTACGACATTTGGACAAATTTCATGGCAAGTACCGATGAAATTTTACATCTTTGGCGTTTACGTAAGGAGCGTTTGCAATATCAATTCCATCCTTTTATTTGGGAAGTGGGTGGGAAGTATGTTTATCCACAGGATAAAGACTTGCTTGAATATCATCATCCTCGTGGATTTGATGATTGTTTTGAACATGAGCCTAATATTCAGTTTAAGTCAATGCTTTAA
- the ulaR gene encoding HTH-type transcriptional regulator UlaR, translating into MNENYRHRQLLNLLEERKALSTQDIIRLLDVSPATARRDITKLNEQGRLKKVRNGAEVIEKKAYRSQPLAINNSGEKKRIAELAAKLCQDGDSVILTCGSTMLMLGSRLCGKNVQIMTNFLPLANYLIEHDHNDVVIMGGQYNKNQAIMLSLNTNAEAIYAANIMFTSGKGLTVDGLYKTDMLIANSEQRMLPRVGKLVVLLDSSKLGKQAGMLFAELHNIHLLITGKEADAEIIAELKRQGLNVLLA; encoded by the coding sequence ATGAACGAAAATTATCGACATAGACAATTACTGAATTTGTTAGAAGAAAGGAAAGCGCTATCAACGCAAGATATTATTCGCTTATTGGATGTTTCACCTGCAACAGCAAGACGGGATATTACTAAATTAAATGAACAAGGGCGCTTAAAAAAAGTGCGTAATGGTGCGGAAGTCATTGAGAAAAAAGCATACCGTTCTCAACCGCTCGCCATCAATAATTCAGGTGAGAAAAAACGGATTGCTGAATTAGCAGCCAAACTCTGTCAGGATGGCGATAGTGTGATTCTGACCTGTGGCTCTACAATGCTGATGTTAGGTAGCCGTCTTTGTGGTAAGAATGTACAAATTATGACAAATTTCTTGCCATTAGCGAATTATCTCATTGAGCATGATCATAATGATGTAGTGATTATGGGGGGGCAATACAATAAAAATCAGGCTATTATGTTGTCTTTAAATACCAATGCAGAGGCTATTTATGCAGCGAATATCATGTTTACCAGTGGTAAAGGATTAACCGTAGATGGGCTATATAAAACCGATATGTTAATTGCGAACTCTGAACAAAGAATGTTGCCACGTGTCGGTAAATTAGTTGTTCTATTAGATAGTTCAAAGCTTGGAAAACAAGCCGGTATGTTATTTGCGGAACTGCACAATATTCATTTGTTAATCACAGGGAAAGAAGCGGACGCTGAGATTATTGCAGAATTAAAACGTCAAGGGCTAAATGTGCTTTTAGCATAA
- the rimP gene encoding ribosome maturation factor RimP: protein MATLEQKLQELLQSSVEDLGCELWGIECQRAGRYLTVRLYIDKEGGVTVEDCADVSRQVSAILDVEDPIADKYNLEVSSPGLDRALFTLDQYQRYIGQEIVVHLRIPVLDRRKWQGKLEKIENDMLTLIVDGQEQILVFGNIQKANIIPKF from the coding sequence TTGGCAACCTTAGAACAAAAGTTACAAGAACTGCTACAGAGCTCAGTCGAAGATTTAGGGTGTGAGCTTTGGGGCATTGAATGTCAGCGTGCTGGTCGCTATTTAACAGTACGTTTATATATAGATAAAGAAGGTGGCGTCACAGTGGAAGATTGTGCCGATGTGAGCCGTCAAGTGAGCGCGATTTTAGATGTGGAAGATCCGATTGCGGATAAATATAACCTTGAAGTGTCTTCACCTGGTTTAGATCGTGCATTATTCACATTAGATCAATATCAGCGCTATATTGGACAAGAAATTGTGGTGCATTTGCGTATTCCTGTTTTGGATCGTCGTAAATGGCAAGGTAAATTAGAAAAAATTGAGAATGATATGTTGACCCTGATTGTCGATGGGCAAGAACAAATTTTGGTATTTGGCAATATTCAAAAGGCCAATATTATTCCTAAATTCTAA